The following proteins are encoded in a genomic region of Natrarchaeobius halalkaliphilus:
- a CDS encoding ABC transporter ATP-binding protein, with amino-acid sequence MATEPESGSAAVAADAVRRTYRLAEPVHAVDGVSLSLGKGSFTAVMGPSGSGKSTLMNLIGCLDTPDEGRLEVGGRSVSQLSSADRARLRGTEIGFVFQTFNLMARLTAAENVTLPIVFHDAIDENRKERARTLLDRVGLGDRLDHRPSELSGGQRQRVAIARALANDPTLVLADEPTGNLDSETGAEVMDRFVELNRQGTTIVLVTHERAIAEYADHVVHLVDGRIEELEHLGTSRDVTVTAGEESTIRGNVDRR; translated from the coding sequence ATGGCCACGGAACCGGAATCAGGCTCGGCGGCGGTCGCCGCCGACGCCGTTCGTCGAACGTACCGTCTCGCGGAGCCGGTCCACGCGGTCGACGGCGTCTCGCTTTCACTGGGTAAGGGATCGTTTACCGCCGTCATGGGGCCGAGCGGATCGGGAAAGAGTACGTTAATGAACCTGATCGGCTGTCTCGATACACCAGACGAGGGGAGGCTCGAGGTCGGCGGTCGTTCGGTCAGTCAGCTCTCGTCGGCAGATCGGGCCCGGCTTCGCGGAACCGAGATCGGTTTCGTCTTTCAGACGTTCAACCTGATGGCGCGACTCACCGCAGCCGAGAACGTGACGCTGCCGATCGTTTTTCACGATGCGATCGACGAAAATCGAAAAGAGCGGGCGCGAACGCTTCTCGACCGCGTCGGCCTCGGTGACAGGCTCGATCATCGGCCGAGCGAACTCTCGGGCGGACAGCGCCAGCGGGTCGCCATCGCTCGGGCACTCGCGAACGATCCGACGCTCGTCTTGGCCGACGAACCGACGGGAAACCTCGATTCGGAGACGGGTGCGGAGGTCATGGATCGCTTTGTCGAACTCAACCGGCAGGGAACGACCATCGTGCTTGTGACTCACGAGCGAGCGATCGCAGAGTACGCCGATCACGTGGTCCACCTGGTGGACGGGCGAATCGAGGAACTGGAACACCTCGGGACGTCTCGAGACGTGACAGTAACCGCCGGCGAGGAGTCGACGATCAGGGGGAACGTAGACCGACGATGA